The segment CGGCAGTGCCGGCCAAAATTTGCTCATCGGCGTTTATGCCATTGAGAATCTGCACCCAGGTAGCACCTTCAAACGAGGTACGCGAGCCTAGCGCTACTGTTTTGTGAACCACGCGCAGCTGCTTAGCAGCTTGCTCGTTTTGTTGAAGAACTTGCACATATGGCTGGGGCTTGTCAGTGCGAACAGCGTTCAAAGGCACGGCGAGCTGGCTGGCGTTGCCGGTAATGATGCTGCCTTGCAAAAACAGGCCGGGGCGCAACTGGCTTGCTCGCTGCTTGCTATCACTTTGGCTGTCTTCACCTTGTACTTTGAGGTACACCGCCACCGTACGTGAGCCGGTCTGCGCGCTGGGGCTGATACGCACAACTTGGGCTTTGATGGCGGCCATGTCTTGCGGGGCACCGGGCACTTGCAGCTCAGCGCTTTGGCCGACCTGTACTTGCACAGAATCAGCAGGGGCCAACTGGGCCATGATTTCTAGCTGACTCGGGTCCACCACCTCCACAATGCGCGCTTCAATGCCTACGCGCTCGCCGCTTTGAACAAAACGCTGAGCAATCTGGCCGTTCATGGGGCTGGTGATCACCGCATCGGTCACAGACTTGCGGGCGACATCAGCTGCGGCCTGCGCTGCAGACCAATTGGCGCGGGCTGAATCCAAATTGGCTTGAGAGGTCAGCAGCGCCGTAGTGGAGATAAAGCCTTTTTGCACCAGCGTTGCATTGTTGTCTTGGTTGCGCTGGGCAATGGCCAGTTGGGCTTTAGATGCATCGGCTTGCTGCTGCGCTTGGCGCAGGCGCGCTTCGGCTTCGGTTGCATCAATGTGTGCTAATTGCTGGCCTTTTTTCACGCTATCGCCTTCGCGCACCGTCAAGCCGCGCAGCTCGCCGGCCACATAGGCTTTCACCACGGCAGAGTTCACTGCTTGTACGGCACCGTTAACGGGTACGGTCAGAGCCAGTTGGCGCAGTTGTACGTTAAGGACCTCTTGCGCTGCGATTTGAATCGGCAGCTCTGCCGGCGCTGAGCTGGATTGAATGGCCTGCTTTTTGTGCTCTTGATTGACGGCAACGCGCCAGCCAGCGAGAGCCAGCAGACCGATAACGATGAGGCCTGCAGCCCAGCGTCCTGAACGCTTCATGATGTGATTTCCCTCGGAGGCAAAATGTTGTTGTGATTAGAGAAGGGGGGAATTCGGTCAACTGTGCACTAAGAGCCGCAAACACAACCCTTGATACGTCCTTGCTTCACCTTGTCGTACGCTTGTACTGCCTGCGGCTTCGCGCCTCGTCTCAATCGCAAATCTTCGATTTGCTGAGTTCTGTTAGCCGTGCGCTACAGTATTTGATAGCAGAGCAACAAACAATGCTGAACTTCAAAGATCATAGCGCGGCTGCAATCTCTGTCATTGGTGAAAGTGGCTAGTCGATTTGAGCTACGCTTGCCGCTCTGTCAATTTATTAGCTATAAGGAATATTCAATGGCTGCGGAAACCATTTATCTGGGCGGCGGCTGCTTTTGGTGCACCGAAGCCGTTTTCGATCGCGTACGCGGCATTGTGGATGTGGAAAGTGGCTATGCCAACGGCCAACTAGACAACCCCAGTTATGAAGACATCTGCACCGGCCAGACCGGCCACGCCGAGGTGGTGAAGCTGGAGTTTGACCCCGCCATCATCAGCTTGCGCGATTTGTTGATGATTTTCTTTGGCACGCACGACCCCACCACACTCAACCGCCAAGGCAACGATGTAGGCACGCAATACCGCAGTGGCATCTACACCACCAGCGCAGAGCAAGCCGAGGTGGCGCGCGCGCTGATTCGCGATATTGAGGCTGACAAAGCCTTTGACCACGCCATCGTTACCGAGGTACAGCCGCTGCAAAAGTATTGGCCGGCTGAGGACTACCATCAGGATTATTTTTTGCACAACCCCAACCAAGGCTATTGCGCTTTTGTGGTGGGTCCCAAAGTGCAGAAGCTGAAAAAAGTCTTTACGCGCTGGCTCAAGGATTAAGAGCGGCTTGTTTATTTACGGCTGAGAATATCGCTACACTTTGCGGCCTTCAGTCGGCTTGATTTTCGCCGGGCTGACCTTGCTTTTCGCTTCTCGGCCCCAGTCTTTTTCACCGTGCCCTCATCTTTTCACCAACGCATTCAGCGCTCTCAACGCCGCTCAGCCTCTGCAGGCTCTGGCGTGGTGTCTCGCGTGAGCCTGCGTGAGGTTTGGGCTATGCGTTGGCTGATGGCACTGCTTGCGCTGGCCATGGTGCTGGGCCCCACGTTGGGTCAGATGCACCGAGCCGTGCACGCAGGCACTGCGCAAAGCCAGTCGCATGCGGGGCACCAAGCGCGTGTTGCTGCCGCTAGTGAAAGCACGAGCCAAAACACTAGCAGCACCTGCGCGACAGACCCATTATTGGGCGCTTCATGGGTTCAAGCGCTTTTTGCAGGGCACGGCCCGGCTGAATGTCAGCTGCTGGACCAAGCCCATCACGGCTTGGCTGGTCCGCCCAGCGCGATAGCTTTTGTTGCACCGGTACCGGCTGCTGTGCAGCTTGTGGTTTTTGCGGCTGTACCGCACACCATTTTTCTCGCCGCACCGCCGGGTGCGCGCGGCCCTCCCTCGCATTTCAGCTCCTAGGCTTGGACGGCTTTCATGCCTTGACATGAATTAGCTGCTAGGCCCACAACTCCCAAACTGATAGCTATTAGTCCTTGTTTTATAGGGGCTAGAGCCGATTTTTGATTGAAATTTCTGTCTGCAACTTGCTGCGGCCCGCATGGGCCATGCTTGCACATGGATGTTGTTGGAACTGAGATGACACACGCTTTTTCGATTTTTTCCGCCCTCCCGCCCGCTCGCCCTAACTCTGTACCTTCTTCAAAACTTTCTCCAATACCTTTTCCACGTCGTGCTTACAAAGCAAGCCAAACTGCGCTGCTCATGGGCGCAGGGCTGGGCCTGCTGACTGCCTCGCCACTGGCCTTGGCGCAGCAAGAAAGCAGCTTGGCAGAAGTGACGGTATCGGCCACAGGCATGGCTGCTGCTGACATGGCCACGCCCGTACAGGTGCTGGG is part of the Comamonas sp. Y33R10-2 genome and harbors:
- a CDS encoding efflux RND transporter periplasmic adaptor subunit, which encodes MKRSGRWAAGLIVIGLLALAGWRVAVNQEHKKQAIQSSSAPAELPIQIAAQEVLNVQLRQLALTVPVNGAVQAVNSAVVKAYVAGELRGLTVREGDSVKKGQQLAHIDATEAEARLRQAQQQADASKAQLAIAQRNQDNNATLVQKGFISTTALLTSQANLDSARANWSAAQAAADVARKSVTDAVITSPMNGQIAQRFVQSGERVGIEARIVEVVDPSQLEIMAQLAPADSVQVQVGQSAELQVPGAPQDMAAIKAQVVRISPSAQTGSRTVAVYLKVQGEDSQSDSKQRASQLRPGLFLQGSIITGNASQLAVPLNAVRTDKPQPYVQVLQQNEQAAKQLRVVHKTVALGSRTSFEGATWVQILNGINADEQILAGTAGGLREGTLVEVQAPQTQASPAAKANAPETQDSKAEGQ
- the msrA gene encoding peptide-methionine (S)-S-oxide reductase MsrA, giving the protein MAAETIYLGGGCFWCTEAVFDRVRGIVDVESGYANGQLDNPSYEDICTGQTGHAEVVKLEFDPAIISLRDLLMIFFGTHDPTTLNRQGNDVGTQYRSGIYTTSAEQAEVARALIRDIEADKAFDHAIVTEVQPLQKYWPAEDYHQDYFLHNPNQGYCAFVVGPKVQKLKKVFTRWLKD